The nucleotide sequence GGGGGTAAAATGTTTACCGTTTTAAAAAGTAAGCCTAAATCATCCAGGGATTTTGATAGCATAAGGATTAAATTAGCTTCCCCTGAACGTATAAGAGAATGGAGTTACGGAGAAGTAAAAAAAGCTGAAACAATTAACTATAGAACTTTTAAACCAGAAAGAGACGGTCTATTTTGCGCAAAAATCTTTGGTCCAATGAAGGACTATGAGTGTTTATGTGGTAAGTATAAACGCATTAAATATAAAGGTATTGTTTGTGAAAAGTGTGGAGTTGAGGTTACAGAATCCCGCGTTAGAAGAGAACGAATGGGGCATATTGAGCTTGCAGTTCCTGTTGTTCATATATGGTATTTAAAAAGCGTTCCAAGCATGCTTTCCATTGTACTTGATATGAAATTAAAAGATTTAGAAAGGATCGTTTACTATGAAGCATATGTTGTTGTCCATTCCGAAGTAGAAGAAATTCCAGTAAAAACTGTTTTAACTGAAACAGCTTACAAAGAAGCAATAGAAACGTACGGTATAAGAGTAAATGCTGATATAGGGGCTCAAGCTATCTATACTTTACTAAAAAACCTGGATCTAGATAAAGTTTTAGATGAACTAAAAGAAGAATATGATGCAACTACTTCTGATTTAAAAAAGAAAAAGATAATGAAGCGGATGAAACTCATTGAAAAATTTAAGAGGAGTCAAAATAAACCTGAGTGGATGGTATTAAAAGTACTACCAGTATTGCCTCCAGATTTAAGACCGCTTGTTTCTTTAGAAGGGGGTAGATTTGCGTCATCGGACTTAAATGATTTATACAGAAGAATTATAAATAGAAATAATAGGTTAAAGAGATTATTGGAACTTGGTGCACCTTCAATAATTGTAAGAAACGAAATGAGAATGCTTCAAGAAGCTGTGGATGCTTTAATTGACAATGGCAGAAGGAAGNNNNNNNNNNGGGCATCAAACAACAGACCACTTAAATCACTTAGTGATACTATAAAAGGCAAAGAAGGACGATTTAGAAGAAATCTTCTGGGTAAAAGGGTTGATTATTCTGGAAGGTCTGTAATTGTAGCAGGTCCGGACCTAAGAATTGATCAATGCGGTTTGCCAAAAATTATGGCCTATGAGCTATTTAAACCATTTATTTATAATAAACTAATAGAAGAAGGTCACGCATTAACTGTGAAAAATGCTAAAAAGATTGTAGAAGATAAAGAACCTATAGTGTGGGATTTGCTGGAAGATATTGTAAAAGAATACCCTGTTATGCTAAATAGAGCACCCACATTACACAGAATTTCCATACAATCATTTTATCCAGTATTAACTGATGAAAAGGCAATAAGACTCCATCCTTTGGTATGCGCTGCTTTTAACGCGGATTTTGATGGAGATCAGATGGCTGTGCATGTTCCAATTAGCGTTGAAGCACAATTGGAATCAAAGGTGATAATGTTATCTTCTCATAATATTATTTCTCCTGCTCATGGTAATCCAATAGCTGTACCATCACAAGATATGGTTTTAGGGATTTACTATATGACAAAAGCAAGAGAAAACGCCAAGGGCGAGTCAGCAATATTTGCAAATGCCTGGAGTGTAAGACTGGCTTATGAAAATGGTGTGGTAGATTTAAATGCTAAAATAAAATATAGAGTTGAAAATACAGTTATTAATACTACAGTAGGCAGGGTTTTATTTAGTGAAATTGTACCAAAAGTAGTGCCATTTTCACTAATAAATAAGACAATAGGAAAAAAAGATCTTAATAACCTTATTTCGTATATTTATAAAAATACTGATTTACCAACCACTGTTGCTTTTTTAGATGACATTAAAAAAATGGGTTTTGAGATGGCAACAAAATCTGGTATATCAATTTCTGTTGACGATATACTGGTACCAGAAGACAAATCAAGTATTATTGAACATGCAGAAGAAGAGGCAAGAAAAATCCAAAATCAGTATGAGCAAGGTCTTCTAACAGATTCAGAGCGTTACAATAAAATTGTCGATCTTTGGAATAATGTTACAGAAGAAATATCAAAAGTTATGATGTTAAAATTGGGTGGCGCCTATAATGAAAGTTTTAACCCAATTTTTATTATGGCAGACTCTGGCGCTAGGGGTAGTCTGCAACAAATGAGGCAGCTTGCTGGAATCAGAGGTTTAATGACAAAACCTTCGGGTGACATTATTGAAACACCAATAAAATCTAATTTCAAAGAGGGTCTTAACGTTATTGAATACTTTGTTTCAACACACGGTGCAAGAAAAGGTCTTGCAGATACTGCATTAAAAACTGCAAATGCGGGTTATTTAACAAGAAAACTTATTGATGTGGCACAGGATGTTTTTATTACAATGGAAGACTGCGGTACTACAGAAGGTTTAGAAGTAAGTGCTTTAATTGTAAATGGTGAAGAAATTGAGTCACTTCAAGAAAGAATTACAGGTAGAATTTGCGCAGAAGATATAATTAGTCCTTTAACTCAAGAATTAATTGTAAAAGAAAATCAGGAAATTACAGAAGAATTAGCAGAAAAAATTGTTGAAGCCGGCATAAGAAGTGTAAAAATATTTTCTGTTCTAACCTGCAAAGCAAAATACGGTGTTTGTGCTAAATGTTATGGAAGGGATTTAGCTAGAGGTAGAAAAGTAGAAATTGGCGAAGCTGTTGGTATTATTGCCGCTCAATCTATTGGCGAACCTGGTACTCAATTAACGCTTAGAACATTCCACGTGGGTGGTACTGCTTTAAGAGCAGGGGAAAAAGTGAACGCAGAAACTAAAAAAGGCGGTATAGTAAAATATTTTAACTTAAGAACTTCTGTTAATTCGGAAAACAATAATGTTATATTAAGCAGAAGAGATGCAGCTGTATTAATTATAGAACCTCAAATTGTCTGTCTAAATACAGGAGTGGTAAGCATTGAACAGACAAAAACAGATTTTGTATTAAAAATAGACGATAAAGAAAACTACAATATTAGAAAAATTGATTTTATTAACGAAAGAGACATTATTCAAAATGATGCTAATGTTGTTGGAAAATTGATTTTTAATGTTGAAAATGGTCAGTTAGTAAAAGAAGGTGATCTTCTGGTTGGCAGAATACTTGAAATTTATACAGTACCAAAAAATTTACCCTATGGAGCAAGAATATATGTAAAAGATAATGATACTATAAGACGATTTATTAGAACCAGTGAGGCTGGTATTGTAAAATTTGTTGTATTAAAAGGACAATCATTTGTAGAAATCGATCATTTTGATAACGATATTGTAGATAAACATGGAGCCCATATTATAATTGAAGATGAAAATGGCACATTAAAAAAGAGATATTATCTATCTATAGGTAGTAAAGTTTTTGTTAAAAGCAAAAGCAAAGTAAAGGCAGGTGACATAATAGCTGGTTTCGATGATGTTATTAAAAAACGTATTATGGAATCCGATCCATCAATTTATTTATCAAGCACTATTATAGCAGATTGGGATTCTTATACGGACTTTTTGCTTGTCGATACAGATGGTTATGTAAGGTTTGTTGATATTGTTAACAATGTAACGCTAAGAGTTGATATAGATAAAATAACAGGTTTAAAAAGCAATATAATAATTGAAAGCAAGAATATCAACCTTAAACCCCGAATTGAAATTGTTGATGAGAATGGCAATGTAAAAATATCAGAAAATACTCACGAAAAAGCAGAATATTATCTTCCACCTGGCATAATTTTACAAAAAGAAAATGGAGATTATGTAAGGCCTGGTGATGCGCTTGGAAAAATACCAAGAGAAGCAACAAAAACCACCGATATTACCGGTGGTTTACCAAGATTAAATGATATATTTGAAGCAAAAAAGCCAAAAGACTCTGCTGTATTAAGTGAAATAAGTGGAGTAGTATCTTATGAGGGAGAAATCAAAGGAAAACGAAAGGTTGTTATAACATCAACAATAGGTAAAGGGGAAGCAAAAAAAGAATACTTGATTGCAAGGAATAAACGTATATTAGTTTACCCAGGTGATAGGGTTCAAGCAGGTGATCCGCTAACAGATGGTATTATAAACCCACACGATATTTTAAGAATATTAGGTGAAAAAGTTCTAAGGTGGCATTTAGTAAATGAGATACAGCAGGTTTATAAATTGCAAGGTGTATCTATAAATGACAAACATATAGAAATAATTGTAAAACAGATGCTGTCTAAGATTATTGTTGAAGACTCAGGGGATACAGATTTTATAGAAGGCGATTTAGTTGATAAATTTGTATTTGAAAGAAAAAACCAGCAAGCTATAGAAAATGGCAGAAAACCTGCAATAGGAAAAATCAGTTTACTGGGTATAACAAAAGCTTCTTTAAATACAGATAGTTTTATTTCTGCTGCATCATTTCAAGAAACAGTAAAAGTTTTAACAGATGCAGCTATAAGTGGCTCAATTGATTCACTTAGGGGATTAAAGGAAAATGTTATTGTGGGAAGGTTAATCCCGGTGGGGACAGGTCAAAAAAGATTTGATGATATGAATATTGAGATGAAAATTCTTGACAAATAAAAGTTTTATTGGTAATTTAGTCAAGCCAATATTTCAAGGAGGTAATTGGGTGCCAACTATTAACCAGTTAGTTAGAATAGGTAGAAAGAAAGTTAAAGAAAAAACGAAAACTTTAGCATTACAGGGTTGTCCACAAAGGAGAGGCGTTTGTACTAGAGTATACACAACTACTCCAAAGAAACCTAACTCAGCTTTAAGAAAGGTTGCTAGGGTTAAATTGACAACAGGATATGAAGTAACGGCTTATATACCAGGTGAAGGTCATAATTTACAGGAACACTCTATTGTTCTTGTAAGAGGTGGCAGGGTAAAAGATTTACCTGGTGTCAGGTATCATATAATAAGAGGTACACTTGATACTGCCGGTGTTAACGATAGAAAACAAGGTAGATCAAAGTACGGAGCTAAAAAACCCAAGGAAGGTGCTGTAAATGAGAAGAAGAAGGGCTGAGAAAAGACAAACACAAAGTGATTTGGTCTACAATAGTATATTAATTCAAAAAACTATTAATAAAATAATGTATGATGGAAAAAAATCTCTTGCTCAAAGGATATTTTACAAAAGTTTAGACCTTGTAAAAGAAAAAACTGGACAAAATCCATTAGAAATATTTGAACAAGCTCTAAACAATATTATGCCAAAGCTAGAAGTCCGTCCGAGAAGAGTTGGTGGTGCTACATACCAGGTGCCTGTAGAAGTTAGAAAAGAAAGGCAGGTTAGTCTTGCTATTCGCTGGCTTGTAAATTATGCAAGACAAAGAAATGAAAAAACAATGTTTGAAAAACTAGCAGGAGAAATTTTAGACGCTTTCAACAACAGAGGCGGCGCAATAAAGAAAAAAGAAGATACTCATAAAATGGCTGAAGCAAACAGGGCTTTTGCACACTATAAGTGGTGAGGTGGTATTTTGAGTAGAGCATACCCTTTAGAAAATGTTAGAAATATAGGAATTATTGCTCATATAGATGCCGGAAAGACTACAACATCAGAAAGAATTCTATTCTATACGGGCGTTTCACATAAAATAGGCGAAGTCCATGAAGGGACTGCTACAATGGATTGGATGGAACAGGAAAAAGAGCGTGGAATCACAATCACTTCTGCTTCAACTGTATGCTTTTGGAAAAACCATAAAATTAATTTAATAGACACACCTGGGCATGTGGATTTTACTGTTGAAGTTGAAAGGTCCTTAAGAGTTTTAGATGGTGCCGTAGGTGTTTTTTGCGCAGTAAGCGGAGTTGAGCCACAATCAGAAACTGTTTGGCGCCAGGCTAATAAATATAATGTACCAAGAATAGCCTTTGTTAACAAAATGGATAGAACTGGTGCCAATTTTTTTAATGTTGTTAAAGAAATAAACACAAAATTAGGTTCTATCCCAGTAGTATTACAAATTCCGGTTGGTTCGGAATCAAATTTTGTAGGTGTTGTTGATCTTGTTAAAATGAAAGCAATTATTTGGGATTCTGATGTGCTTGGTGCTACATTTAGTGAAAAAGAAATTCCTGCTGACCTTATGAGTTTGTCTAACGAATACAGAACAAAATTAATAGAAACGGTAGCTGATTTTGATGAAGAATTGATGATGGATTATCTGGATGGTAAAGAAATTTCTGAAGATAAAATAATAAAAGCTATAAGAAAAGCCACATTGTCAGGTAAATGTACACCGGTATTGTGTGGAAGTGCTTTTAAAAATAAAGGCGTTCAGCCCCTACTTGATGCAGTTACACTTTATTTACCCTCGCCAATCGATGTAGGTGGTATTAAAGGTAAAAATTTATCTGGCGAAGAAGAAGAAAGAATGCCTGACGATAAAGAACCTTTATGCGCTTTGGCTTTCAAGATATTAAGCGATCCGTATGTAGGAAAAC is from Desulfurella sp. and encodes:
- the rpsG gene encoding 30S ribosomal protein S7, translated to MRRRRAEKRQTQSDLVYNSILIQKTINKIMYDGKKSLAQRIFYKSLDLVKEKTGQNPLEIFEQALNNIMPKLEVRPRRVGGATYQVPVEVRKERQVSLAIRWLVNYARQRNEKTMFEKLAGEILDAFNNRGGAIKKKEDTHKMAEANRAFAHYKW
- the rpoC gene encoding DNA-directed RNA polymerase subunit beta', translated to ASNNRPLKSLSDTIKGKEGRFRRNLLGKRVDYSGRSVIVAGPDLRIDQCGLPKIMAYELFKPFIYNKLIEEGHALTVKNAKKIVEDKEPIVWDLLEDIVKEYPVMLNRAPTLHRISIQSFYPVLTDEKAIRLHPLVCAAFNADFDGDQMAVHVPISVEAQLESKVIMLSSHNIISPAHGNPIAVPSQDMVLGIYYMTKARENAKGESAIFANAWSVRLAYENGVVDLNAKIKYRVENTVINTTVGRVLFSEIVPKVVPFSLINKTIGKKDLNNLISYIYKNTDLPTTVAFLDDIKKMGFEMATKSGISISVDDILVPEDKSSIIEHAEEEARKIQNQYEQGLLTDSERYNKIVDLWNNVTEEISKVMMLKLGGAYNESFNPIFIMADSGARGSLQQMRQLAGIRGLMTKPSGDIIETPIKSNFKEGLNVIEYFVSTHGARKGLADTALKTANAGYLTRKLIDVAQDVFITMEDCGTTEGLEVSALIVNGEEIESLQERITGRICAEDIISPLTQELIVKENQEITEELAEKIVEAGIRSVKIFSVLTCKAKYGVCAKCYGRDLARGRKVEIGEAVGIIAAQSIGEPGTQLTLRTFHVGGTALRAGEKVNAETKKGGIVKYFNLRTSVNSENNNVILSRRDAAVLIIEPQIVCLNTGVVSIEQTKTDFVLKIDDKENYNIRKIDFINERDIIQNDANVVGKLIFNVENGQLVKEGDLLVGRILEIYTVPKNLPYGARIYVKDNDTIRRFIRTSEAGIVKFVVLKGQSFVEIDHFDNDIVDKHGAHIIIEDENGTLKKRYYLSIGSKVFVKSKSKVKAGDIIAGFDDVIKKRIMESDPSIYLSSTIIADWDSYTDFLLVDTDGYVRFVDIVNNVTLRVDIDKITGLKSNIIIESKNINLKPRIEIVDENGNVKISENTHEKAEYYLPPGIILQKENGDYVRPGDALGKIPREATKTTDITGGLPRLNDIFEAKKPKDSAVLSEISGVVSYEGEIKGKRKVVITSTIGKGEAKKEYLIARNKRILVYPGDRVQAGDPLTDGIINPHDILRILGEKVLRWHLVNEIQQVYKLQGVSINDKHIEIIVKQMLSKIIVEDSGDTDFIEGDLVDKFVFERKNQQAIENGRKPAIGKISLLGITKASLNTDSFISAASFQETVKVLTDAAISGSIDSLRGLKENVIVGRLIPVGTGQKRFDDMNIEMKILDK
- the rpsL gene encoding 30S ribosomal protein S12, with product MPTINQLVRIGRKKVKEKTKTLALQGCPQRRGVCTRVYTTTPKKPNSALRKVARVKLTTGYEVTAYIPGEGHNLQEHSIVLVRGGRVKDLPGVRYHIIRGTLDTAGVNDRKQGRSKYGAKKPKEGAVNEKKKG